The proteins below come from a single Dendropsophus ebraccatus isolate aDenEbr1 chromosome 15, aDenEbr1.pat, whole genome shotgun sequence genomic window:
- the LOC138773881 gene encoding follicle-stimulating hormone receptor-like isoform X3, translated as MEHSRDFKNSPICMYTIEISENYDLKSIEANVFSNSPQLQEIRIEKANSLEHIDRDAFWNLPMLKYLFIYNTGIHFIPAVSKIQSLEIVFLDIQDNINIKKVEKNAFIGLSQESVRLWLVQNDIEEIENHAFNGTNLHELILSGNPRLTTLPDLVFHGATGPEVLDISKTQISSLPHHGLDTIKRLIANHAYNLKKLPPLEKFSDLIEANLTYPSHCCAFENWKKQKSSSLHPFCNKSNHFLHGELKPMDKTSGQLDYHHGYGPVFDPNDEVLDYYFCIDTPNVACYPKPDEFNPCEDIMGYNFLRILMWCISILAITGNAVVLVILITSSSKFTVPKFLMCNLSFADFCMGIYLLLIACVDIKTKSQYYNYAIDWQTGAGCHAAGFFTVFASELSVYTLTAITLERWHTITFAMQLDRKVRFRHAVIIMISGWIFAFVVALLPIVGVSSYMKVSICLPMDIESLPSQAYIIFLLVLNVLAFVAICICYAHIYITVRNPDIISSHSDTKTATRMAILIFTNFLCTAPISFFAISASLKVPLITVSNSKILLVLFYPINSCANPFLYAFFTKAFRKDFYNLMSKFGCCEMRAQIFRTETSSSNLNSRNGHYVPGQKNSTGSVYTLVPLGHQS; from the exons CGAGATCTCCGAGAATTATGACCTGAAATCAATAGAGGCAAACGTCTTCTCCAACAGCCCTCAGCTACAAGAAAT aagaattgAAAAAGCAAACAGTCTTGAACACATTGACCGAGATGCCTTCTGGAATCTTCCGATGCTCAAGTATCT GTTCATCTACAACACCGGGATCCATTTTATTCCTGCCGTTTCCAAGATACAGTCTCTCGAAATAGTCTTTCT AGATATACAAGATAATATTAACATAAAGAAagtagaaaaaaatgcatttattgGACTCAGCCAAGAGAGTGTCAGGTT GTGGCTTGTACAGAACGATATCGAAGAGATAGAGAATCACGCCTTCAATGGCACCAATTTACATGAACT AATCCTGAGCGGGAATCCGAGGCTAACCACATTACCAGATCTCGTTTTCCATGGAGCCACTGGACCTGAAGTATT GGACATCTCGAAAACCCAGATCAGCTCTTTACCTCATCACGGTTTGGACACAATTAAGAGACTGATAGCAAATCACGCTTATAACTTGAAAAAGCTCCCTCCTTTGGAAAAGTTTTCGGATCTGATTGAAGCCAATCTGACTTACCCGAGCCACTGCTGCGCCTTTGAAAATTGGAAAAAACAGAAAAG CTCCAGTTTGCACCCGTTCTGCAATAAAAGTAACCATTTCCTTCATGGGGAACTAAAGCCTATGGATAAAACATCCGGACAACTTGACTACCATCATGGCTATGGACCAGTCTTTGACCCGAACGATGAGGTTCTTGACTACTATTTTTGCATTGACACTCCTAACGTTGCTTGTTATCCAAAGCCGGATGAATTCAACCCTTGTGAAGATATAATGGGCTACAACTTTCTCAGAATCCTTATGTGGTGCATTAGCATTCTAGCCATCACGGGGAATGCAGTAGTCCTGGTCATTTTAATAACAAGTAGTTCGAAATTTACCGTCCCCAAATTCCTGATGTGCAATCTTTCCTTTGCAGACTTTTGCATGGGAATTTATCTTCTTCTTATTGCGTGTGTGGATATAAAAACCAAAAGCCAATATTATAATTATGCCATTGATTGGCAGACTGGAGCAGGATGTCACGCGGCAGGATTTTTTACGGTGTTTGCCAGTGAACTTTCCGTTTACACACTGACGGCCATCACTTTGGAAAGATGGCACACGATAACCTTCGCAATGCAGTTAGACCGCAAAGTCCGATTCCGGCATGCTGTCATCATTATGATTTCTGGTTGGATATTTGCCTTTGTGGTGGCTTTACTCCCTATTGTGGGGGTAAGTAGCTACATGAAAGTCAGTATTTGCTTACCGATGGACATTGAGAGTCTTCCTTCGCAAGCATACATTATATTTCTACTTGTACTTAACGTATTGGCATTTGTGGCTATCTGCATCTGCTATGCCCATATATACATCACGGTGAGGAATCCCGATATCATCTCTTCACACTCGGATACAAAGACTGCAACACGTATGGCAATATTAATATTCACAAATTTTCTTTGCACAGCTCCCATTTCCTTCTTTGCCATCTCGGCATCGCTGAAGGTTCCTCTAATAACCGTCTCCAACTCCAAGATTCTTTTAGTTCTCTTTTACCCCATTAATTCTTGTGCCAATCCCTTCTTGTACGCCTTCTTCACCAAAGCTTTCCGCAAAGACTTTTATAATTTAATGAGTAAATTTGGCTGCTGCGAAATGAGAGCTCAGATTTTTAGAACAGAAACTTCATCTTCCAACCTTAACTCCAGAAACGGACATTACGTTCCAGGTCAGAAAAACAGCACCGGATCCGTCTATACCTTAGTCCCTCTCGGTCACCAGAGCTGA